The nucleotide window AGTCCTCGGGGCGGACACCCTCGATGCGCTCGACAGGATCCGCGTGGCGTCGCTGGGGAAGAAGGGTTCGCTCACGGCCATCATGCGCTCGATGGGCAAGGTCCCACCCGAGGAGCGCCCGGCCATGGGCCAGCTCGCCAACACGGTGCGCGCCAACGTGCAGGCCGCCATCGAGCAGCGCAAGCTGCAGCTCGCCAAGGCTGCCCTCGACGCCAAGATCTCCGCCGAGGCGGCCGACGTCACGCTGCCCGGCCGTCGGCTGGCGCCAGGCACGCAGCATCTCATCAGCCAGATCCGCGAGGAGATCGAGGACATCTTCTGCGGCCTTGGCTACACCATCGAAGACGGCCCCTTCGTCGAGACCACCTACTACAACTTCACGGCCCTGAATGCCCCCGAGGACCATCCCAGCCGCTCGGCCAAGGACACCTTCTATGTGGTGGACAACGCCCCCGAGGGCAAGGAGACCCACGCCCTAGGCGAGTCGGACGTGCTCCTGCGCACCCAGACCTCTGGCGTCCAGGTGCACGTCATGGAGACGCGCAAGCCCCCCATCTACATGGTCTGCCCGGGCACGGTCTTTAGGCCCGATACTGCCGACGCCAACCACCTGCCGCAGTTCACGCAGGTGGAAGGCCTGGTAGTGGACGAGGGCATCACCTTCGGTGACCTCAAGGGCACGCTTGACTACTTCTGCCGGGAGATTTTTGGTAGGGACCGCGCCACGCGCTACCGCCCGCACTTCTTCCCGTTCACCGAGCCCTCCTGCGAGGTGGACGTCTCCTGCGGCGTCTGCCACGGCGAGGGCTGTCGCTTCTGCAAGAACACCGGCTGGCTCGAGATCCTGGGTTGCGGCATGGTCGACCCCAACGTCTTGGGCTACGTGGGTATCGATTCCGAGAGGTACTCGGGCTTTGCCTTCGGCATCGGCGTGGAGCGCGTGGCGGCACTCCGCTACGACTTGCCCGACCTGCGCATGCTCATGACCGGTGACATGCGCTTCCTCAGGCAGTTCTAGGACTCCTCGCCCCATCCCACCGACATCCCTGCGGGTCACGCCCGCCCCTCCTTGAGAAAGGCAAGTAGACATGCGCGTCTCTTACGAATGGCTCAAGACAATGGTCGACGTTCCGGACGACCCGCACGAACTCGTGGATGAGTTCGTGCGGACCGGCACCGAAGTCGAGGCGGTGGAGCGCCTTGGCGCCGACATACGGGGCGTCGTTACCTCACAGGTGCTGGAGAAGGTCCCCCATCCCGACTCCGACCATCTGTTCGTCTGCAAGATGGACGTGGGGGCATGCAACGTCGATGCCGACGGCAAGCCGGTTCCGCTACAGGTGGTCTGCGGGGCGCAGAACTTCGAGCAGGGGGACAAGACCGTGACGGCCCTCGTGGGCGCCAGGCTCCCGGGTGGGATCGAGATCAAGAGAGGCAAGCTCAGGGGCATCGAGTCCCTTGGCATGAACTGCTCGTCACGCGAACTGGGCCTTGACGGCGACCATTCGGGCATCATGATCCTGCCCCCAGACGCTCCGGTGGGCGTCGACTTCACCGAGTACCGAGGCATGTGCGACACGGTGATCGACTGCGAGATCACGCCCAACCGTCCCGACTGCCTCTCCATGTGTGGCATGGCGGTGGAGGCCGCCGCAGTGCTCGACAGGGACACCCACATCGAGCTGCCTGCCATCAAGGGGGAGTCTGCGGACTTCGGCCGCACGGCGGATCTGGTGGACGTGCACATCGAGGATCCCGAGCTCTGCGGTCGCTACACCGCGCGCGTGGTGAGGGGCGTGAAGATCGCTCCCAGCCCCGAGTGGCTCGCAAGGCGCGTCATCGCCTGTGGCGCACGCCCCATCAACAACGTCGTGGACGTCACGAACTACGTCATGTTCCTGACCGGCCAGCCGCTACATGCCTTTGACCTGGGAAAGCTGGGTAAGCGCGCAGGCAAGCGACACATCGTCGTGCGCGCCGCACGAAAGGGCGAGCTCCTCACCACCTTGGACGGGCAGGAGCGCGCGCTCACGCCGGACATGACCGTCATCACCGACGACGGGAAGACCCCCATCGCCCTCGCGGGCGTCATGGGCGGCCTGGACTCCGACATCGACGAGGGTACCGTCGACGTGCTGCTGGAGAGCGCCGTCTTCGATGCGGGGCACATCTCTCGCACCAGCCGCAACCTCGACCTCATGAGCGAGGCCTCCATCCGCTACGAGCGCCAGGTGGATGGGGCACGCTGCGCCATCGTCTCGGACGTCGCGGCCGCCCTCTTCGAGCAGTGCTGTGCGGCCCAGGTCTGCGAGGGCATGGTC belongs to Olsenella uli DSM 7084 and includes:
- the pheS gene encoding phenylalanine--tRNA ligase subunit alpha, with product MAMSDDLRAIQAQVEQGVLGADTLDALDRIRVASLGKKGSLTAIMRSMGKVPPEERPAMGQLANTVRANVQAAIEQRKLQLAKAALDAKISAEAADVTLPGRRLAPGTQHLISQIREEIEDIFCGLGYTIEDGPFVETTYYNFTALNAPEDHPSRSAKDTFYVVDNAPEGKETHALGESDVLLRTQTSGVQVHVMETRKPPIYMVCPGTVFRPDTADANHLPQFTQVEGLVVDEGITFGDLKGTLDYFCREIFGRDRATRYRPHFFPFTEPSCEVDVSCGVCHGEGCRFCKNTGWLEILGCGMVDPNVLGYVGIDSERYSGFAFGIGVERVAALRYDLPDLRMLMTGDMRFLRQF